The following proteins are co-located in the Styela clava chromosome 15, kaStyClav1.hap1.2, whole genome shotgun sequence genome:
- the LOC120334346 gene encoding uncharacterized protein LOC120334346 yields MKTFILSAFFALIVVCIDETLAHTCNDVILQEDVDYSRLRGEWWQAYHTRDSHYSQFECFDMRIFGVSKLHKLFYVQETIQESRPKMGTIQQILFSTMCWENCVSEREIHVNGHIATDYDTYMIIHTCVKGHPVIDVEVRKEMNQLPPEKVREVSQLLEKIGVNFFSLQERDRSVCPTPKR; encoded by the exons ATGAAGACTTTTATACTTTCTGCTTTCTTTGCACTTATTGTTGTTTGCATCGACGAAACTTTGGCCCACACATGCAACGATGTTATTTTACAGGAAGATGTTGATTATAGTCGG CTCCGTGGAGAATGGTGGCAAGCATATCATACCCGTGACTCCCATTACTCTCAATTTGAGTGCTTTGATATGAGAATATTTGGTGTCAGCAAACTTCATAAACTATTCTACGTGCAAGAAACTATTCAAGA GTCGAGACCGAAAATGGGAACAATTCAACAAATATTGTTCAGTACAATGTGCTGGGAAAACTGCGTGTCAGAAC GTGAAATTCATGTCAATGGACATATCGCAACAGACTATGACACATATATGATCATCCATACTTGTGTAAAAG GTCATCCAGTTATTGATGTTGAAGTCAGAAAAGAAATGAATCAACTACCACCGGAAAAGGTTCgggaagtctcgcaacttttggAAAAGATTGGAGTCAATTTTTTCTCTCTTCAAGAAAGAGACAGAAGCGTGTGCCCCACCCCAAAACGATAA